One window of Streptomyces sp. SUK 48 genomic DNA carries:
- a CDS encoding VOC family protein, whose translation MPVHPEGTPCWADAMFTDLEGAKRFYGEVLGWTFGDSTARYGHYTQATVDGRAVAAVVPPMPGQEGQSRWCLYFASPDAAATAGKVRRNGGDVLMEPMRVGDFGTMCLAREPSGAVFGVWQADTHEGFEETAVPGAYCWAEVFTREPEKADAFFRAVFPYRTKDIVDDADDAVDFRMFAVGEDTVLGRMRMTEDFPPEVPSYLNVYFTVADCDTAVAAATRLGGVVRFGPMSSPFGRFAALSDPQGADFSVIDITTTEGELPRIEDA comes from the coding sequence ATGCCCGTACACCCCGAGGGAACGCCCTGCTGGGCCGATGCGATGTTCACCGACCTGGAGGGCGCCAAGAGGTTCTACGGCGAGGTCCTCGGCTGGACCTTCGGGGACTCCACGGCGCGCTACGGCCACTACACCCAGGCAACCGTGGACGGCCGGGCCGTCGCCGCCGTCGTGCCGCCCATGCCCGGCCAGGAGGGGCAGTCGCGGTGGTGCCTGTACTTCGCCTCGCCGGACGCCGCCGCCACGGCCGGGAAGGTACGGCGAAACGGCGGTGACGTGCTGATGGAGCCGATGCGGGTCGGGGACTTCGGCACCATGTGCCTGGCCCGCGAGCCCAGCGGGGCCGTGTTCGGGGTGTGGCAGGCGGACACCCACGAGGGCTTCGAGGAGACGGCCGTACCCGGCGCCTACTGCTGGGCCGAGGTGTTCACCCGCGAACCCGAGAAGGCGGACGCCTTCTTCCGCGCGGTCTTCCCGTACCGCACGAAGGACATCGTGGACGACGCGGACGACGCGGTGGACTTCCGGATGTTCGCCGTCGGCGAGGACACCGTGCTCGGGCGGATGCGGATGACCGAGGACTTCCCGCCCGAGGTGCCCTCGTACCTCAACGTCTACTTCACCGTCGCCGACTGCGACACGGCCGTCGCCGCGGCGACCCGGCTCGGCGGCGTCGTCCGCTTCGGACCGATGAGCAGCCCCTTCGGCCGGTTCGCGGCGCTCAGCGATCCGCAGGGCGCCGACTTCTCGGTGATCGACATCACGACCACCGAGGGCGAGCTGCCCCGGATCGAGGACGCCTGA
- a CDS encoding ribonuclease H, giving the protein MIVRMRERVVAACDGASKGNPGPAGWAWVVSADDERTPARWEAGPLGRATNNVAELTALERLLSSVDPGVELEIRMDSQYAMKAVTTWLPGWKRNGWKTSGGKPVANQELVVGIDALLEGRSVEFRYVPAHQVDGDPLNDFADRAASQAAVVQEPAGSELGSPVPPPSPDTPKSGAPRKKTARRTGGASSSSRTIKAKFAGRCLCGRSYAAGESIAKNAQGWGHPECRTAEV; this is encoded by the coding sequence ATGATCGTGCGCATGCGTGAACGAGTGGTGGCCGCGTGCGACGGGGCTTCGAAGGGGAACCCCGGACCGGCCGGATGGGCGTGGGTGGTCTCCGCCGACGACGAGCGGACGCCCGCTCGCTGGGAGGCGGGCCCGCTGGGCCGGGCCACCAACAACGTCGCCGAACTCACCGCCCTGGAGCGGCTGCTGAGCTCCGTCGATCCCGGCGTCGAGCTGGAGATCCGGATGGACTCCCAGTACGCGATGAAGGCCGTCACCACCTGGCTGCCCGGCTGGAAGCGCAACGGCTGGAAGACCTCCGGCGGCAAGCCGGTCGCGAACCAGGAGCTGGTGGTCGGTATCGACGCCCTCCTGGAGGGCCGCTCGGTGGAGTTCCGCTACGTCCCGGCGCACCAGGTCGACGGCGACCCGCTCAACGACTTCGCCGACCGCGCGGCCAGCCAGGCCGCCGTCGTGCAGGAGCCGGCGGGCAGCGAGCTGGGCTCGCCGGTGCCGCCGCCCTCGCCCGACACGCCCAAGTCGGGCGCCCCGCGCAAGAAGACGGCCCGCCGCACCGGGGGCGCGTCCTCCTCGTCGCGCACCATCAAGGCGAAGTTCGCGGGGCGCTGCCTGTGCGGCCGCTCCTACGCGGCGGGCGAGTCCATCGCCAAGAACGCGCAGGGCTGGGGCCACCCGGAGTGCCGCACGGCCGAGGTCTGA